Proteins from one Erysipelothrix larvae genomic window:
- a CDS encoding LiaF transmembrane domain-containing protein, which produces MIRKNKGIYWGIILILIAVATLGIAFDLITGNVTKLIWSFLLGGVVLINLVELSWGGVFFPLAIIAHIYRPELSIPRGSMWAVYTAALLLTIGFQMISRNFRSKKRKRGFKVNVDGEDIYVSGKHVKDKVKESVGGFGSSYYEENEGEIVYVENNFGDASRYVNSINLKRAEVENNFGNLRVYFDNAVFSPSGATIKVDCNFGKTTLYLPRDVNIINNVTTSLGAVTGSGNRASVEGAPTVVVDGDAAFGNIDIVII; this is translated from the coding sequence ATGATCAGAAAAAACAAAGGAATTTATTGGGGAATTATCTTAATTCTCATCGCTGTCGCTACATTAGGCATTGCATTTGACCTTATTACAGGAAATGTTACCAAACTTATTTGGTCATTCTTACTGGGTGGCGTTGTACTCATTAACCTCGTTGAATTATCATGGGGAGGGGTATTCTTCCCATTGGCAATTATCGCCCATATCTACCGACCTGAACTTTCAATCCCACGAGGTTCTATGTGGGCAGTTTATACCGCAGCCTTACTGCTAACCATTGGGTTCCAAATGATTTCGCGTAACTTCAGGTCAAAAAAAAGAAAACGTGGATTCAAAGTTAACGTAGATGGCGAAGATATCTATGTAAGTGGAAAACATGTAAAAGATAAAGTAAAAGAATCCGTAGGTGGCTTTGGAAGTTCTTATTATGAAGAAAACGAAGGTGAAATTGTTTACGTTGAAAACAACTTCGGGGATGCTTCTCGGTATGTAAATTCCATAAACCTCAAGCGTGCAGAAGTGGAAAATAACTTCGGAAACCTTCGGGTTTACTTTGACAACGCGGTCTTCTCACCATCTGGTGCAACCATTAAAGTTGATTGTAACTTCGGGAAAACAACACTTTATTTACCCCGTGATGTGAACATCATTAATAATGTGACTACATCCTTGGGTGCTGTGACAGGAAGTGGTAATCGTGCAAGTGTTGAAGGTGCGCCTACAGTCGTCGTTGATGGTGATGCAGCATTTGGTAATATCGATATTGTCATAATCTAA
- a CDS encoding 6-phospho-beta-glucosidase, with the protein MSKKLKIVTIGGGSSYTPELFEGLINRQDRLNIREIWLVDIEDGREKLEIVGAMAKRMVEAAGLDWDVHLTLNRREALKDADFVTTQFRVGLLDARIRDERIPAKYGMLGQETNGAGGIFKAFRTIPVILDIIKDMKELCPDAWLVNFTNPAGMVTEAAIKVGGWKRTVGLCNVPIGSYKMNHEAMGYDKDDEKLFHKYAGLNHFHWHRVWDVDGREVTQDIIDVLMDPESEITKKHMVKNIKALNFSMEQVKDLGMIPCGYHRYYYIEEGMLEEALEAYEKGETRAQVVKKTEAELFELYKDPKLNYKPEQLSKRGGAHYSDAACELIASIANDSRTVMVVSTQNNGTITDLPYDCIVEVSSVITAHGAEPYNWGSFPSAARGQLQLMKAMEEVVIEAAVSGSYAKAIQAFTINPLIRSGEKALEMLNEMLIENKDYLPQFKETIEALESK; encoded by the coding sequence ATGAGTAAGAAACTAAAGATTGTTACTATCGGTGGTGGAAGCAGTTATACACCAGAATTATTTGAAGGACTTATTAATCGTCAAGATCGCTTGAACATTCGCGAAATTTGGTTGGTTGATATTGAAGACGGGCGTGAAAAACTTGAAATCGTTGGCGCAATGGCGAAACGTATGGTTGAAGCTGCAGGTCTTGATTGGGATGTTCATTTGACACTAAACCGTCGTGAAGCATTAAAAGATGCGGATTTCGTGACAACACAATTCCGTGTAGGGCTCCTTGATGCGCGAATTCGCGATGAAAGAATTCCAGCTAAGTATGGTATGTTAGGGCAAGAAACAAATGGTGCTGGCGGAATCTTCAAAGCATTTAGAACAATTCCTGTAATTTTAGATATTATTAAAGATATGAAAGAACTTTGTCCTGATGCATGGCTTGTTAACTTTACAAACCCAGCAGGTATGGTGACAGAAGCTGCAATCAAAGTAGGTGGATGGAAACGCACTGTTGGACTTTGTAATGTACCAATTGGTTCTTATAAGATGAACCATGAAGCAATGGGTTATGACAAAGATGATGAAAAACTATTCCATAAGTATGCAGGGTTGAACCACTTCCACTGGCATCGTGTATGGGATGTTGATGGTCGTGAAGTAACACAAGACATCATTGATGTATTGATGGATCCTGAAAGTGAAATCACGAAGAAACATATGGTTAAGAACATCAAAGCACTTAACTTCTCAATGGAACAAGTAAAAGACCTTGGTATGATTCCATGTGGATACCACCGTTATTACTATATTGAAGAAGGGATGCTTGAAGAAGCACTTGAAGCATATGAAAAAGGCGAAACACGTGCACAAGTTGTTAAGAAAACTGAAGCAGAACTCTTTGAACTTTACAAAGATCCTAAGCTTAACTACAAACCAGAACAATTATCAAAACGTGGTGGTGCACACTACTCAGATGCTGCATGTGAATTAATTGCATCGATTGCGAATGATTCACGCACTGTAATGGTTGTTTCAACACAAAACAATGGAACAATCACAGACTTACCATATGACTGTATTGTGGAAGTGTCCAGTGTAATTACAGCACACGGAGCAGAACCATACAACTGGGGATCATTCCCTTCAGCTGCGCGCGGTCAACTTCAACTTATGAAAGCAATGGAAGAAGTTGTTATTGAAGCTGCAGTAAGTGGAAGCTATGCAAAAGCAATCCAAGCATTCACAATTAATCCATTAATTCGTTCAGGTGAAAAAGCACTTGAAATGTTGAATGAAATGTTGATTGAAAACAAAGATTACTTACCACAATTCAAAGAAACAATTGAAGCTTTAGAAAGCAAATAA
- a CDS encoding phosphopantothenoylcysteine decarboxylase, translating into MRIILGVTGSIAAYKAADLANSFTKEGHEVHVIMSKAATEFITPMTLQVLSKNYVNTDVMVEPDPQRIEHIDLVKEADVLLIAPATANIIGKIANGIADEIVSTVALAGHELKKYIAPAMNTRMYENPVMQENLLKLEKLGYTIIEPRSTLLACRDVGKGAMATVETILAEVM; encoded by the coding sequence ATGCGAATTATATTAGGAGTAACAGGAAGTATCGCTGCCTATAAGGCGGCTGATTTAGCAAATTCCTTTACCAAAGAAGGACATGAGGTCCATGTGATTATGAGCAAGGCGGCAACGGAGTTTATTACCCCTATGACACTACAAGTGCTCTCAAAGAATTATGTTAATACTGATGTTATGGTAGAACCAGACCCACAACGCATTGAACATATTGACTTAGTGAAAGAGGCAGACGTACTCTTAATTGCACCAGCTACAGCAAACATCATTGGTAAGATTGCAAATGGTATTGCGGATGAAATCGTTTCAACGGTCGCGCTTGCAGGGCATGAGCTCAAAAAATACATTGCACCTGCAATGAATACTCGTATGTATGAAAACCCAGTAATGCAAGAGAACTTGCTAAAGCTTGAGAAACTTGGATATACCATTATAGAACCGCGGTCTACATTATTAGCATGTAGAGATGTAGGGAAAGGGGCTATGGCTACGGTAGAGACAATCCTAGCTGAAGTTATGTAG
- a CDS encoding deoxyribonuclease IV: MFIIGCHQSFSKGYAHLATEAKSINANTFQFFTRSPRGGKAKPLNIEDIHQFNTLANHYGITHVLAHAPYTLNPCSDKAYVREYAEEVMRDDLYRMSFIPGSLYNFHPGSHVGQGVDVAIPMIIDHLNRIITEDQTTIVLLETMAGKGSEVGRSFEELDAIIQGIHFKDKIGVCLDTCHVYDAGYDIVNDLDGVLDAFDSIIGLNKLHAIHINDSKNPFASHKDRHEKIGQGSLGIDAFNRIINHPKLRHLPFYLETPNEIEGYKHEIDLLRKLRKHTT; encoded by the coding sequence ATGTTCATCATCGGTTGTCATCAATCATTTTCTAAAGGCTATGCTCACCTTGCAACAGAAGCCAAGTCAATCAACGCCAATACATTTCAGTTTTTCACACGGAGCCCACGGGGTGGTAAAGCAAAACCTCTAAACATTGAGGATATCCATCAATTCAATACACTTGCAAACCATTACGGTATTACCCATGTCCTTGCGCATGCACCCTATACCTTAAACCCATGTTCCGATAAGGCGTATGTTCGTGAATATGCCGAGGAAGTGATGCGTGATGATTTATACCGCATGAGCTTCATTCCTGGTAGTCTCTATAACTTCCACCCTGGAAGTCATGTTGGTCAAGGGGTTGATGTTGCGATTCCTATGATCATCGACCACTTAAATCGCATAATCACTGAAGACCAAACAACCATCGTTTTATTAGAAACCATGGCGGGAAAAGGCAGTGAAGTGGGAAGAAGTTTTGAAGAGCTCGATGCAATTATCCAAGGAATCCACTTCAAAGACAAAATCGGTGTATGCCTTGATACCTGTCATGTGTATGATGCTGGGTATGATATTGTGAATGACCTTGATGGTGTTCTTGACGCCTTTGACTCAATCATTGGGTTAAACAAACTTCATGCAATTCATATCAACGACAGCAAAAACCCCTTTGCTTCGCATAAAGATCGTCATGAGAAGATTGGCCAAGGGTCCCTTGGAATTGATGCCTTCAATCGCATCATTAATCACCCGAAACTCAGACATTTACCATTCTATTTAGAGACACCCAATGAGATTGAGGGTTACAAACACGAGATTGATCTTCTAAGAAAGCTTCGAAAACATACCACATAA
- a CDS encoding LytTR family DNA-binding domain-containing protein: MKINVIVDANHDSDTLTITCHEITPEIEAFIKEYENQSVFATHRGNEFPLALQDVLFFETENEVVFAHLVHAAYQTRYRLYELESLLPNHFARISKSTIVNIKKVESIQRSIATTVREIQFHESHKIVYVSRKYYPVLKEKMEERSI; encoded by the coding sequence ATGAAAATAAACGTGATTGTCGATGCGAATCACGATTCAGATACACTCACAATAACCTGTCATGAGATCACTCCTGAGATTGAAGCATTCATCAAGGAGTATGAAAACCAATCGGTTTTCGCGACACATAGGGGCAATGAGTTTCCACTCGCATTACAAGACGTTCTGTTCTTTGAGACAGAGAATGAAGTTGTATTTGCACACCTTGTCCATGCAGCCTATCAAACACGATACCGACTGTATGAACTGGAATCATTGTTACCCAATCACTTTGCGAGGATATCAAAATCAACAATCGTCAATATTAAAAAAGTAGAGTCAATACAACGGAGTATCGCAACGACTGTTCGTGAGATACAATTTCATGAATCACATAAAATAGTCTATGTATCCCGTAAGTATTATCCGGTATTGAAAGAGAAAATGGAGGAACGATCAATATGA
- a CDS encoding NUDIX hydrolase, protein MQKIKTQKVYEGVIVDVSMDTFDIGDHQTFTAEVVNHPGGVCIAASPDDNTSFLMVKQFRFGANKELLEFPAGLIDPHEPHEQSALRELEEETGYKAHALVYLGQLYLSPGGSDEVIHMYYAYDLEKTQQNLDETESLSVELVSLDHLIQDIHKGYIEDGKTVALALKVKAYIEQ, encoded by the coding sequence ATGCAAAAAATAAAAACACAAAAAGTCTATGAAGGGGTGATTGTGGATGTATCGATGGATACCTTCGATATAGGCGATCATCAAACATTTACTGCTGAAGTTGTGAATCATCCAGGGGGTGTTTGTATTGCGGCATCACCCGATGACAACACATCGTTCTTAATGGTTAAACAATTTCGCTTTGGCGCAAACAAAGAACTCCTAGAATTTCCTGCAGGATTGATTGATCCTCATGAACCCCATGAACAATCAGCACTTCGTGAACTTGAAGAGGAAACCGGCTACAAAGCACACGCATTGGTCTACCTCGGTCAGCTTTATTTATCACCAGGTGGTTCTGATGAAGTGATTCATATGTACTATGCATATGACCTTGAGAAAACACAACAAAACCTTGATGAAACGGAATCATTAAGTGTTGAACTTGTATCACTAGACCATTTAATTCAAGACATCCACAAAGGATATATTGAAGATGGGAAAACAGTGGCACTTGCATTAAAAGTAAAAGCATATATTGAGCAATAA
- a CDS encoding phosphopantothenoylcysteine decarboxylase, with translation MKIIITSGGTREHIDNVRTLSNTSSGRLGQLCAEAFAQSGYDVIYIHGVHAYIPNGDILKIPVEGVLDLEREMKAALMDPDVVGVIHAMAVSDYFVSSVSNFEQLANHIENKTKKDVVHILNTFEEHGFDRVHKIGSNESGLAVLLKPAPKIIPMIKDLRSDVILVGFKLLVDVSETELIDVGYKLLMKNHCDFVLANDLVNIKGDNHIGHLIQDDHTYKTFQTKQAIAAGLVAKISERVK, from the coding sequence ATGAAGATAATCATCACATCAGGTGGAACGCGCGAACACATCGATAATGTGCGTACGTTGTCGAACACCTCAAGCGGAAGATTAGGTCAACTCTGTGCTGAGGCATTCGCTCAAAGTGGTTATGACGTAATCTATATCCACGGTGTTCATGCATATATCCCAAACGGTGACATACTCAAAATACCAGTAGAAGGTGTTCTAGATTTAGAAAGAGAAATGAAGGCTGCATTAATGGACCCAGACGTTGTTGGTGTAATTCATGCAATGGCTGTGAGTGATTACTTTGTATCCTCAGTATCCAACTTCGAACAGCTCGCAAATCATATCGAAAACAAGACAAAAAAAGATGTTGTGCATATATTGAATACATTTGAAGAACATGGCTTTGATCGTGTACATAAAATTGGATCGAATGAATCAGGACTTGCGGTTTTGTTGAAGCCGGCACCGAAAATTATTCCCATGATCAAAGATCTCAGAAGTGATGTGATTTTAGTTGGATTTAAACTGCTCGTTGATGTCAGTGAAACTGAGCTCATTGATGTTGGGTATAAGTTATTAATGAAGAACCACTGTGATTTCGTTCTTGCAAACGATCTTGTGAATATTAAAGGTGATAACCATATTGGTCATTTAATCCAAGATGACCATACATACAAGACATTCCAAACAAAACAAGCGATTGCTGCAGGGTTAGTCGCAAAGATTTCAGAAAGGGTTAAATAA
- a CDS encoding MurR/RpiR family transcriptional regulator: protein MILLTDRLKEAEAFSDSEKVIAAYILENPHKTTNMTIHDLAEATYSSAATITRFCRKVKTDGFSEFKILLASELSTSNLTRTRIHDNVPFAPNDSSNTVVKNILNLNIQAMMDTYNKLDIHELEEVAKLLVETERIHVYGSGQSLLIAQDFQYKLLRIGVSVTVETQNGFQLMSSLTQSPDSVAFVVSYYGSSGENIRIMQALKKNGVKTILLTGPQENPLSKLADKVIHVPPQEELIHKMAAFSSRAAMQLVIDLLFALMFSLNYDKYQQLLKFASNY, encoded by the coding sequence GTGATTTTACTAACCGACCGCTTAAAGGAAGCTGAAGCTTTTTCTGATTCTGAAAAAGTCATTGCTGCCTATATCTTAGAAAACCCCCATAAGACAACAAATATGACAATCCACGATCTTGCGGAGGCAACTTATTCAAGTGCCGCAACCATTACACGTTTTTGCAGGAAAGTGAAAACCGATGGATTTTCAGAATTTAAGATTTTACTAGCAAGTGAGTTAAGTACATCAAACTTAACGCGAACACGTATCCACGATAATGTTCCTTTTGCCCCCAATGATTCTTCAAACACAGTTGTGAAAAACATTCTTAATTTGAACATTCAAGCAATGATGGACACCTATAATAAACTTGATATTCATGAGCTTGAAGAAGTTGCGAAGCTCTTAGTTGAAACAGAGCGTATCCATGTATATGGGAGCGGTCAATCACTGTTAATTGCTCAAGACTTTCAGTATAAACTGTTACGCATTGGTGTAAGTGTTACGGTTGAAACTCAAAATGGATTCCAATTGATGAGTTCATTAACACAATCACCAGATAGTGTTGCATTCGTTGTTTCATACTATGGTTCAAGTGGTGAAAATATCCGAATTATGCAGGCACTTAAAAAGAATGGCGTCAAAACCATCCTTCTTACAGGGCCGCAAGAAAACCCACTATCAAAATTGGCAGATAAAGTCATCCACGTTCCACCCCAAGAAGAACTCATCCATAAAATGGCGGCATTCTCTTCTCGTGCAGCAATGCAACTGGTTATCGACTTATTGTTTGCGCTGATGTTCTCATTGAATTATGATAAGTATCAACAACTCCTAAAATTTGCATCAAACTACTAA
- a CDS encoding lactonase family protein codes for MHKVFIGTYTKKDSKGIYTADFDSNTGTLGNLSLLVETNNPTYLDTHKPTNRLFSVADVNGQGGIHVFDLNTTPPTQVATYAQDGNPPCYVHYDEATDTTFDANYHMGLVHAYEKGLLDKTLHYGEGSHAHYVRTHPHTKDLYVCDLGLDMVHKYRLLNEISTYITPKGFGPRHIAFHPTQPVIYVFGELSSEIIVLKDDEFEFTHIQTLSTLPASQQDVKSGAAIRISDDGRFVYASNRGHDSISVFEVNDDASLTMIQNITAGGKHPRDFDITPDQGYLLVANKDTDNISVLKRDKESGLLEVVSTDFNAPEAVCVHFIR; via the coding sequence ATGCACAAAGTATTTATTGGTACCTATACAAAGAAAGACAGTAAGGGTATATATACCGCAGATTTTGATTCAAACACCGGGACACTTGGCAATCTTTCATTGCTTGTGGAAACAAATAACCCTACATATCTGGACACACATAAACCAACAAACCGTTTGTTTAGTGTTGCGGATGTGAATGGACAAGGGGGAATTCATGTATTTGATTTAAACACAACACCACCAACACAGGTAGCTACATATGCTCAAGATGGAAATCCACCATGTTATGTACATTATGATGAAGCTACAGACACTACCTTTGACGCAAACTATCACATGGGACTCGTTCATGCGTATGAAAAAGGTCTTTTAGATAAAACGTTGCATTATGGTGAAGGGTCTCATGCTCACTATGTAAGAACCCATCCACATACAAAAGATTTGTATGTGTGTGATTTAGGTCTTGATATGGTTCATAAGTATCGTTTACTCAATGAGATTTCAACCTATATTACACCTAAAGGATTTGGACCGCGTCACATCGCATTCCATCCAACTCAACCTGTAATCTATGTGTTTGGTGAACTTTCAAGTGAAATCATTGTATTAAAAGATGATGAGTTTGAATTCACTCACATCCAAACACTCTCCACACTCCCTGCATCACAACAAGACGTGAAAAGTGGGGCAGCAATTCGCATTTCTGATGATGGAAGATTTGTGTATGCATCAAATCGTGGTCATGATTCAATCAGTGTCTTTGAAGTCAATGATGATGCTTCATTAACAATGATTCAAAACATTACTGCTGGGGGAAAACACCCGCGTGATTTCGACATCACACCTGATCAAGGTTACTTACTTGTTGCGAATAAAGACACCGATAACATCAGTGTCCTAAAACGTGATAAAGAAAGCGGACTTCTTGAAGTTGTTTCAACCGATTTCAACGCTCCTGAAGCAGTGTGTGTACATTTCATACGATAA
- a CDS encoding type III pantothenate kinase has translation MNAGNTNVTLGVGEEDVILFEKIRRVDESGIRQLLLEIKETYEIEACLLASVVPSQDERLIDIIKSVFECEVRILELKDVPLDITCYTTQLGLDRALTAYAAMNRYPQPFIVFDLGTATSIQVVNQDKFQGGLILSGLRMGLESLHKRTDLLPEVDEINVDKVIATSTETNMLNGAVYGAIGAIEGVGMRIEIELGSECTWILTGGNTRYIRNYLYRDFEVNLVLLLQGMLDVARL, from the coding sequence ATGAACGCAGGAAATACCAATGTGACATTGGGCGTTGGCGAAGAGGATGTCATATTGTTTGAAAAAATCAGACGTGTTGATGAATCGGGAATCCGACAATTGTTGTTAGAAATAAAAGAGACGTATGAGATTGAAGCATGCCTTCTCGCAAGTGTGGTACCCAGTCAAGACGAAAGATTAATTGATATTATTAAATCCGTATTTGAATGCGAGGTGCGGATTTTAGAACTTAAGGATGTTCCACTGGACATCACGTGTTACACAACGCAATTGGGGCTTGATCGAGCATTAACTGCCTATGCAGCAATGAACCGTTACCCACAACCTTTTATTGTTTTTGATTTAGGAACCGCGACGAGCATTCAAGTCGTAAATCAAGATAAGTTTCAAGGGGGTTTGATTTTGTCAGGATTAAGAATGGGTTTGGAATCGCTTCATAAGCGCACAGACTTGCTTCCAGAGGTTGACGAAATCAATGTCGATAAAGTCATCGCAACATCCACAGAGACAAATATGCTTAATGGTGCTGTATATGGAGCGATAGGCGCAATTGAAGGTGTAGGAATGCGCATCGAAATTGAACTTGGATCTGAGTGTACGTGGATTCTCACAGGTGGAAATACACGATATATACGCAACTATCTATACCGTGATTTTGAAGTAAACCTCGTCTTGCTTTTGCAAGGAATGTTAGATGTGGCCCGTTTATAA
- a CDS encoding M3 family oligoendopeptidase: MYTWSLDELYRAYDETFDADIELIESKIEALDALSQDLKDCDSLVSWLETLSDLETLGGRIASFVHLNMATNTTDTQSAGYAGKISLIFSKLSAPTARFKTWFISQKDHFDEWASTHELVNEHRFILQEIIDKAAYNLSEDVENAISLMNINAASAWSTLQSHLTSVTTIEKEGETYTLSSIRNLAYDEDSETRKKAYQTELELYPKIEDSVAFALNSIKGQVNLTSDLRGYDSPIQKTLFDSRMSQKTLDALLNSIESYFGEFRRYLKHKATLLGHENGLPWYDLFAPYKLENPKTYSVEDSHKIIVESFADFSEDLSHMADRAYKENWIDFLPRKGKRDGAFCSNLSFIKQSRVLTNYGGTMSDIVTIAHELGHAYHGMMIEDNAILNTDYTMPVAETASTFCENIVLNAALKTASDEEKILLLENSLQDLTQITVDILSRFKFEYNVLERRKDQFLFADDLKAIMVQAQKDTYGDGVDPDTYHPYMWLCKGHYYSAGLNFYNFPYAFGGLFALGLYAQFEKEGEAFVPKYRNLLKSTPTATCEDVALLADIDVSDEAFWKQSLELVKQRIDLYIELTSK; the protein is encoded by the coding sequence ATGTATACATGGTCACTTGATGAACTCTATCGTGCATACGATGAAACATTCGATGCGGATATAGAATTGATCGAATCAAAAATTGAAGCGCTTGACGCTTTATCTCAGGATTTAAAAGACTGCGACAGTCTTGTTTCATGGCTTGAAACCTTATCAGACCTTGAAACATTAGGGGGACGTATCGCATCATTTGTACACCTTAACATGGCAACAAATACAACCGATACACAAAGTGCAGGTTATGCAGGGAAGATCAGTCTTATTTTTAGTAAACTATCTGCACCAACTGCACGATTTAAAACATGGTTTATCAGTCAAAAGGATCACTTCGATGAGTGGGCAAGCACTCATGAATTGGTAAATGAGCACCGCTTCATCCTTCAAGAAATCATTGATAAAGCAGCGTATAACTTATCCGAAGATGTTGAAAACGCAATCAGCTTGATGAACATCAACGCTGCAAGTGCATGGAGCACACTTCAAAGTCACTTAACCTCAGTTACAACCATTGAAAAAGAAGGTGAAACATACACACTCTCATCAATTCGTAACTTGGCGTATGACGAAGACAGTGAAACCCGTAAAAAGGCTTACCAAACTGAACTTGAGCTGTATCCAAAGATTGAAGACAGTGTTGCTTTTGCCTTAAACAGCATTAAAGGACAAGTTAACCTCACCAGTGATTTAAGAGGGTATGACAGTCCAATTCAAAAGACACTTTTCGATTCACGCATGTCTCAAAAGACATTGGATGCTTTATTGAATTCCATTGAATCCTACTTCGGTGAATTCAGACGCTACTTAAAACATAAAGCAACACTACTGGGTCATGAAAACGGATTGCCTTGGTATGATTTATTTGCACCGTATAAGCTTGAGAACCCAAAAACATATTCTGTTGAAGACTCCCATAAAATCATTGTGGAAAGCTTTGCGGATTTCTCAGAAGATCTCAGCCACATGGCAGATCGTGCTTACAAAGAAAATTGGATTGACTTTCTACCTCGCAAAGGAAAACGCGATGGTGCATTTTGTTCAAACCTTTCCTTTATTAAACAAAGCCGCGTGCTGACTAATTATGGTGGAACAATGTCAGACATTGTGACCATTGCACACGAACTTGGTCATGCTTACCATGGGATGATGATTGAAGACAATGCCATTCTCAATACGGACTATACGATGCCTGTTGCGGAAACAGCATCCACATTCTGTGAGAACATCGTCTTAAACGCTGCATTAAAAACTGCCAGCGACGAAGAAAAAATTCTACTCTTAGAAAACTCACTTCAAGACTTAACACAAATTACTGTCGACATTCTTTCTCGCTTTAAGTTTGAATACAATGTCTTAGAAAGACGTAAAGATCAGTTCCTCTTTGCAGATGATCTTAAAGCAATCATGGTTCAAGCACAAAAGGATACCTATGGTGATGGGGTTGACCCTGATACCTACCACCCTTATATGTGGTTATGTAAAGGACACTACTACAGTGCTGGACTCAACTTCTACAACTTCCCATACGCATTTGGGGGTCTATTTGCACTGGGTCTTTATGCTCAATTTGAAAAAGAAGGCGAAGCATTTGTACCAAAATACCGTAACCTTCTTAAGAGCACACCTACAGCAACTTGTGAAGATGTTGCCCTTCTTGCAGACATCGATGTCAGTGATGAAGCATTCTGGAAACAAAGCCTTGAGCTTGTGAAACAACGCATTGACCTCTACATTGAACTGACCAGTAAGTAA